ACGTGAGTTAGTTTATCCATTGGTTTGTGTTTTCCTTCTAACTATAGTGTGCAAACGAGTGAAAATAAATCATTCGGTAAGATCGGCGAAGTGACCGTGGACGAGATCCGCAATTTGTTCCGCGTTGACGAGGACGGACCGGCCAATTTGACCTGAGGAGACCACGATGTCACCTTGCTTCCGGGCGCTCTCGTCAAAGTAGATGGGATAACCCTTCTTTTCGTAAATCCCAATTGGCGTATTGGCACCGTGTTCGTAGGTAGTGGTCTGTTCGAGCTCTTTGAGGGGAATCATCCCCACTTTTTTATTGCCAGAAGCCTGCGCCATTTTTTTATAGCTTAACCGGGAATCCAGGGGCACTACGCCGACGACGGGTCCCGTTTTTTTACCGGTTAACGCGAGGGTTTTGTAGATTTGGTGGTCGGGATAATCAGATGCGTTGGTATCCAATTGGGCGACGTCTCCATCTTTGTAGGTGG
This genomic stretch from Fructilactobacillus carniphilus harbors:
- a CDS encoding aminoacyl-tRNA deacylase; its protein translation is MAHKKNKIHKTLVEQILSQHKIPYQQIIFPTYKDGDVAQLDTNASDYPDHQIYKTLALTGKKTGPVVGVVPLDSRLSYKKMAQASGNKKVGMIPLKELEQTTTYEHGANTPIGIYEKKGYPIYFDESARKQGDIVVSSGQIGRSVLVNAEQIADLVHGHFADLTE